A region of Alphaproteobacteria bacterium DNA encodes the following proteins:
- the nusB gene encoding transcription antitermination factor NusB — MIEKIDFDKKKIIGRRSARLAIVQALYQMNFTGKNAAYVINEFKNYRFVKSDQEDFYSQIDFDFFSFILKGNEISKKEIDSHIANILDKDWNLKRINQISYAILRAGAFEFLECPDIPTKVIISEYVDIAHDFFDDKEIGFVNGVLDNLAQMLRSKDTSKKKIH; from the coding sequence ATGATTGAAAAAATAGATTTTGACAAAAAAAAAATTATAGGCCGACGGAGCGCACGTTTGGCCATAGTACAAGCTTTATATCAAATGAACTTTACAGGTAAAAATGCTGCTTATGTTATTAATGAATTTAAAAACTACCGTTTTGTTAAATCTGATCAAGAAGATTTTTATAGCCAAATAGATTTTGATTTTTTTTCTTTTATTTTAAAGGGTAATGAAATATCAAAAAAAGAAATAGATAGCCATATCGCAAATATTTTGGATAAAGATTGGAATTTAAAGAGAATTAATCAAATATCTTATGCAATTTTGCGGGCAGGGGCGTTTGAATTTTTGGAATGCCCCGATATTCCTACTAAGGTTATTATTTCAGAATATGTAGATATAGCTCATGATTTTTTTGATGATAAAGAAATAGGATTTGTAAATGGTGTTTTAGATAATCTAGCACAGATGCTTCGATCCAAGGATACGTCAAAAAAGAAAATTCATTGA
- the thiL gene encoding thiamine-phosphate kinase, with product MKKLNEFEIINKYFAPLTYKEQGAYNLKDDVAVLPIFEKGNWVITTDSLVADVHFFQNDPADLIARKMLRVNLSDLASKGAQPLYYLMTLALPHSIQESWIADFAEGLAQDQEQYNVSLIGGDTVATHGPITLSVTALGLHNGYMIPRRDKAKIDDLIVVSGTVGDSALGLMILKKKLIYSLDKQDKDYLVNKYKLPQPQIELGLIMSADNLCSSCLDISDGFIADLNHLCQQSNVGAVIYEKLLPVSQAAQFVLKENPSLLMTMLSGGDDYELLFTISKEKYDLFLKQIKNKNISLTIVGKITNDRTISIIDQNGKMLPYHKMGYQHF from the coding sequence ATGAAAAAGCTTAATGAATTTGAAATAATAAATAAATATTTTGCACCGCTTACTTATAAAGAACAGGGTGCTTATAATTTGAAAGACGATGTTGCTGTTTTACCTATTTTTGAAAAAGGTAACTGGGTTATTACAACCGATTCTCTGGTAGCAGATGTTCATTTTTTTCAAAATGATCCAGCTGATTTAATTGCACGTAAAATGTTAAGGGTTAATCTTTCTGATTTAGCATCAAAAGGTGCACAGCCTTTATATTATTTAATGACATTAGCTTTACCTCATTCAATTCAAGAATCTTGGATAGCTGATTTTGCGGAAGGGCTTGCCCAGGATCAAGAACAATATAATGTTTCTTTAATTGGGGGTGACACGGTAGCAACGCATGGTCCAATTACACTTTCTGTAACAGCGTTGGGTTTGCACAATGGTTATATGATACCAAGAAGAGATAAGGCCAAAATTGATGATTTGATTGTGGTTTCAGGTACAGTTGGAGATTCAGCTTTAGGATTAATGATTTTGAAAAAGAAACTAATTTATTCGTTAGATAAACAAGATAAAGATTATTTAGTTAATAAATATAAATTACCGCAACCTCAGATTGAGCTAGGTTTAATAATGTCTGCCGATAATTTATGTTCATCTTGTTTAGATATTTCGGATGGTTTTATTGCTGATCTGAATCATTTATGTCAACAATCAAATGTTGGCGCTGTTATTTATGAAAAATTATTACCTGTAAGTCAGGCTGCACAGTTTGTCTTAAAGGAAAATCCATCCTTATTGATGACTATGTTAAGTGGTGGAGATGATTATGAGCTTTTATTTACAATTTCAAAAGAAAAATATGATTTATTTTTAAAACAAATAAAGAACAAAAATATATCTTTAACGATTGTAGGTAAGATTACAAATGATAGAACTATTTCAATTATAGATCAAAATGGAAAAATGCTACCTTATCACAAAATGGGATATCAGCATTTCTAA
- the rpsL gene encoding 30S ribosomal protein S12 → MPTINQLIRKPREAQKARNKVPALQACPQKRGVCTRVYTTTPKKPNSALRKVARIRLTNGLEVTSYIPGEGHNLQEHSVVMIRGGRVKDLPGIRYHIIRGTLDTQGVKDRRQRRSKYGAKRPK, encoded by the coding sequence ATGCCAACGATTAATCAATTAATCCGTAAACCGCGTGAAGCCCAAAAAGCACGTAATAAAGTTCCAGCTTTACAAGCTTGTCCGCAAAAACGTGGTGTTTGTACGCGTGTTTATACGACAACTCCAAAAAAACCTAATTCTGCTTTACGTAAAGTCGCACGTATACGACTAACAAATGGGCTGGAGGTTACAAGTTATATTCCTGGTGAAGGTCATAATCTTCAAGAACACTCTGTTGTTATGATAAGAGGTGGGCGTGTTAAAGACTTACCAGGTATTCGTTATCATATTATTCGTGGAACACTTGATACGCAAGGTGTGAAAGACCGACGTCAAAGACGTTCTAAATATGGCGCGAAAAGGCCTAAATAA
- the rpsG gene encoding 30S ribosomal protein S7 yields the protein MSRRRAAQKREVLPDAKFGDFVVAKFINVLMYDGKRSTAETITYSAFDQIQKKSSQDPLQTFHDALSNVSPNLEVRSRRVGGATYQVPVEVRHDRAQALAIRWIISGARGRSETTMVDRVAGEILDAANNRGSAVKKREDTHKMAEANKAFSHYRW from the coding sequence ATGTCACGCCGTAGAGCCGCACAGAAGAGAGAAGTTTTACCCGATGCCAAATTTGGCGATTTTGTGGTTGCAAAATTTATTAATGTTTTAATGTATGATGGTAAAAGATCTACTGCAGAAACTATTACGTATTCTGCTTTTGATCAAATTCAAAAGAAATCGAGCCAAGATCCTTTACAGACTTTTCATGATGCATTAAGTAATGTTTCCCCTAATTTAGAAGTAAGATCTAGACGTGTAGGCGGTGCAACTTATCAAGTACCTGTGGAAGTTAGACATGATCGTGCGCAAGCTTTGGCAATTCGTTGGATTATTTCCGGGGCACGCGGTCGTTCTGAAACAACAATGGTTGATAGGGTTGCTGGTGAAATTCTTGATGCTGCAAATAATAGAGGATCTGCTGTTAAAAAGCGTGAAGATACACACAAAATGGCTGAAGCAAATAAAGCGTTTTCACATTATCGTTGGTGA
- the fusA gene encoding elongation factor G, with translation MSRTTPLDRYRNIGIMAHIDAGKTTTTERILYYTGRSYKIGEVHEGTATMDWMEQEQERGITITSAATTCFWRDHRINIIDTPGHVDFTIEVERSLRVLDGAVTVFDSVAGVEPQSETVWRQADKYHVPRICFVNKMDRIGANFYRCVDMIVDRLGAKPLVCLLPIGSESEFVGVVDLVQMKGIIWKDESLGAEFVIGDIPQDMKSKAQEYHDKLVEMAVEVDDAAMEAYLNGTHPDVETLKKLIRKGTISSTFVPVLCGSAFKNKGVQPMLDAVIDYLPSPLDIPATKGTSPDNNEQELTRKCSDDEPFSGLAFKIMTDPFVGSLTFVRVYSGVLQSGTQVVNTIKDNKERVGRMLQMHANHREDIKEARAGDIVALAGLKNTTTGDTLCDPANPIILERMEFPEPVIEVAVEPKSKADQEKMGMALNRLAQEDPSFRVSTDIESGQTIIKGMGELHLEIIVDRMKREFKVEANVGAPQVAYRETITKSIEHEYTHKKQSGGAGQFAKVKIRFEPSEPGAGFNFESAIIGGAVPKEYVPGVEKGLKAAKETGVIAGFPVIDLKTTLIDGAYHDVDSNVLTFDIAARACFREAIAKAGPKLLEPMMRVEVVTPEDYMGDVIGDLNSRRGQISGMDSRGNARVITAMVPLASMFGYVNTLRSMSQGRAQYTMHFDHYEQVPQAVADEVKAKMA, from the coding sequence ATGTCACGTACTACACCACTTGATCGTTATCGTAATATTGGGATTATGGCCCATATTGATGCAGGTAAAACTACGACTACAGAACGTATTCTTTATTATACAGGTCGTTCCTATAAAATAGGTGAAGTCCATGAAGGTACCGCCACCATGGATTGGATGGAACAAGAGCAGGAACGCGGTATTACTATTACATCTGCAGCAACAACATGTTTTTGGCGTGATCATCGTATTAATATTATTGATACACCTGGTCACGTCGACTTTACTATTGAAGTAGAGAGATCATTACGTGTTCTTGACGGTGCTGTTACTGTTTTTGACAGTGTTGCTGGCGTTGAGCCCCAATCAGAAACTGTTTGGCGTCAGGCTGATAAATATCATGTTCCACGTATTTGTTTTGTAAATAAAATGGATCGTATTGGTGCAAATTTTTATCGCTGCGTTGATATGATTGTTGATCGTTTGGGTGCAAAACCTCTGGTTTGTTTGTTACCAATAGGATCAGAAAGCGAATTTGTTGGTGTTGTTGATCTTGTTCAAATGAAAGGAATTATTTGGAAAGATGAATCTTTGGGGGCAGAATTTGTTATAGGTGATATTCCCCAAGATATGAAATCCAAAGCCCAAGAATATCATGATAAACTTGTTGAAATGGCTGTTGAAGTAGATGATGCAGCTATGGAAGCGTATTTAAATGGTACACATCCTGATGTGGAAACCTTAAAAAAGCTGATTAGAAAAGGTACTATTTCAAGTACTTTTGTACCAGTTCTCTGTGGTAGTGCTTTCAAAAATAAGGGTGTCCAACCTATGTTGGATGCTGTTATTGATTATCTTCCTTCTCCTTTGGATATTCCTGCTACTAAAGGGACATCACCTGATAATAATGAACAAGAATTAACACGTAAATGTTCAGATGATGAACCATTTAGTGGTTTAGCCTTTAAAATTATGACTGACCCTTTTGTTGGTTCTTTGACTTTCGTTAGGGTTTATTCCGGGGTGCTTCAATCAGGAACCCAAGTCGTTAATACGATTAAAGATAATAAAGAGCGTGTTGGTCGTATGTTACAAATGCATGCTAATCACCGAGAAGATATTAAAGAGGCGCGCGCTGGTGATATTGTTGCATTGGCGGGTTTGAAAAATACAACTACGGGTGATACGCTTTGTGATCCAGCCAACCCAATTATTTTAGAAAGAATGGAATTCCCAGAACCTGTTATTGAGGTTGCTGTTGAACCCAAGAGCAAAGCTGATCAGGAAAAAATGGGTATGGCTCTTAATAGATTGGCCCAAGAAGATCCGTCATTCCGTGTCAGTACAGATATAGAAAGCGGTCAGACGATTATTAAAGGTATGGGTGAACTTCATCTGGAAATTATCGTTGATCGTATGAAGCGTGAATTTAAAGTTGAAGCGAATGTAGGTGCACCCCAAGTTGCGTATCGTGAAACAATTACAAAATCGATTGAGCATGAATATACCCATAAAAAACAATCAGGTGGTGCAGGTCAATTTGCAAAAGTCAAAATCAGATTTGAACCATCAGAACCCGGTGCTGGTTTTAACTTTGAAAGTGCTATTATTGGTGGGGCTGTCCCCAAAGAATATGTTCCAGGTGTAGAAAAAGGATTGAAAGCTGCCAAAGAAACTGGGGTTATTGCTGGGTTCCCAGTTATTGATTTGAAAACGACTTTGATTGATGGGGCTTATCATGATGTTGATTCTAATGTATTGACATTTGATATTGCAGCGCGTGCTTGTTTTAGAGAGGCTATTGCAAAAGCGGGTCCTAAATTACTTGAACCTATGATGCGTGTTGAAGTAGTGACACCTGAAGATTATATGGGTGATGTTATCGGTGATTTGAATAGCAGACGGGGGCAAATCAGCGGCATGGATAGTCGTGGAAATGCAAGGGTTATAACGGCAATGGTCCCATTGGCAAGTATGTTTGGTTATGTTAATACATTAAGATCAATGAGCCAAGGAAGAGCCCAATATACGATGCATTTTGATCATTATGAACAGGTGCCTCAAGCGGTGGCGGATGAAGTAAAAGCCAAAATGGCATAA
- the tuf gene encoding elongation factor Tu — protein sequence MSKAKFERVKPHCNVGTIGHVDHGKTTLTAAITKVLSEAGGAQFMAYDQIDKAPEEKARGITISTAHVEYETANRHYAHVDCPGHADYVKNMITGAAQMDGAILVVSAADGPMPQTREHILLARQVGVPALVVFLNKVDMVDDPELLDLVELEVRELLSSYNFPGDKIPIVRGSALCALEGREPQLGKDAIMSLMKSVDEYIPQPDRPKDRPFLMPIEDVFSISGRGTVVTGRVERGIVKVGEEIEIIGLRPTQKTTVTGVEMFRKLLDSGEAGDNIGALLRGTKREEVERGQVLAKPGSITPHTKFKAEAYILTKEEGGRHTPFFANYRPQFYFRTTDVTGVVNLPAGTEMVMPGDNIAMEIQLIAPIAMDEGLRFAIREGGRTVGAGVVASIIE from the coding sequence ATGTCTAAAGCTAAATTTGAACGTGTAAAACCACATTGTAACGTTGGTACAATTGGTCACGTTGATCATGGAAAAACAACGTTAACAGCTGCAATTACCAAAGTATTAAGTGAAGCAGGTGGCGCACAATTTATGGCTTATGATCAAATTGATAAAGCTCCTGAAGAAAAAGCTCGTGGTATTACAATTTCTACAGCCCACGTTGAATATGAAACAGCAAATCGTCACTATGCACACGTTGACTGTCCAGGTCACGCTGACTATGTAAAAAATATGATCACAGGTGCGGCGCAAATGGATGGTGCCATATTGGTTGTTTCTGCAGCAGATGGTCCTATGCCCCAAACACGTGAACATATTCTTTTAGCAAGACAAGTTGGGGTGCCAGCTCTTGTTGTTTTCTTGAATAAGGTTGATATGGTTGATGATCCAGAACTTTTAGATCTTGTTGAATTAGAAGTGAGAGAATTATTATCATCTTATAATTTTCCAGGCGATAAAATTCCTATTGTTCGTGGTTCTGCTCTTTGTGCGTTAGAGGGACGTGAACCCCAATTAGGTAAAGATGCTATTATGTCATTAATGAAATCAGTTGATGAATATATTCCTCAACCTGATCGTCCAAAAGATCGTCCATTTTTGATGCCAATTGAAGACGTATTTTCAATTTCTGGTCGTGGTACTGTTGTAACAGGACGTGTAGAAAGAGGTATTGTAAAGGTTGGTGAAGAAATTGAAATTATTGGATTGCGTCCAACACAAAAAACAACTGTTACTGGTGTTGAAATGTTCCGTAAATTGTTAGATAGTGGTGAAGCTGGTGATAATATTGGTGCATTGTTACGCGGTACAAAACGTGAGGAAGTTGAACGTGGACAAGTTTTAGCAAAACCAGGTTCAATTACACCACATACAAAATTCAAAGCAGAAGCTTACATTCTCACTAAAGAGGAAGGTGGCCGTCATACCCCATTTTTTGCTAATTATCGTCCACAGTTTTATTTTAGAACAACAGATGTGACTGGTGTTGTAAATCTACCTGCCGGAACAGAAATGGTTATGCCAGGCGATAATATTGCCATGGAAATTCAATTAATTGCGCCAATTGCTATGGATGAAGGATTACGTTTTGCTATTCGTGAAGGTGGTCGTACAGTAGGTGCAGGAGTTGTTGCTTCTATTATCGAATAA
- the rpsJ gene encoding 30S ribosomal protein S10: protein MENQNIRIRLKAFDHRLLDQSTNEIVHTAKRTGARICGPIPLPNRVEKFTVLRSPHVDKKSREQFEIRTHKRLLDIIDPTPQTVDALMKLDLAAGVDVEIKLKN, encoded by the coding sequence ATGGAAAATCAAAATATTCGTATAAGGTTGAAAGCTTTTGATCACAGATTGCTTGATCAATCAACAAACGAAATTGTTCATACAGCAAAGCGTACAGGTGCACGTATTTGTGGGCCTATACCTTTACCTAATCGTGTAGAAAAATTTACGGTTTTACGCTCACCCCATGTTGATAAAAAAAGTCGTGAGCAATTTGAAATTAGAACACACAAAAGGCTTCTTGATATTATTGACCCAACGCCACAAACAGTAGATGCATTAATGAAATTAGATCTTGCTGCTGGCGTTGATGTTGAAATTAAATTAAAGAATTAG
- the rplC gene encoding 50S ribosomal protein L3: protein MRSGLIARKLGMTRILDAEGLQVPVTVLVLEQCQVVNVLAKEKNGYDAIQLGVGKSKVKNVSKAMRGHFAKAKVEPKRKLLEFRIDPKHVIPVGAELTAGHFVVGQYVDVSGYTIGKGFAGAMKRHNFGGLRASHGVSVSHRSHGSTGNRQDPGKTFAGKKMAGHLGDEKVTIQNLYVAATDSERGIIMLKGAVPGAKGSYVIVKDAVKRPLPKEVPLPAALKDSSVTNNAA from the coding sequence ATGCGTTCTGGATTGATTGCAAGAAAGTTAGGTATGACACGCATTTTAGATGCAGAAGGATTACAAGTGCCTGTTACTGTTCTTGTGCTTGAACAATGTCAAGTTGTCAATGTGCTTGCTAAAGAAAAAAATGGGTATGATGCCATACAATTAGGTGTTGGAAAAAGCAAAGTAAAAAACGTTTCCAAAGCCATGCGTGGACATTTTGCCAAGGCTAAAGTTGAACCTAAAAGAAAACTATTAGAATTTAGAATTGATCCTAAACATGTTATACCAGTTGGAGCAGAATTAACTGCTGGGCATTTTGTTGTTGGCCAATATGTTGATGTATCTGGATATACGATTGGTAAGGGTTTTGCTGGTGCTATGAAAAGACATAATTTTGGTGGGTTACGTGCATCACACGGTGTGTCGGTATCTCATCGTAGTCATGGATCAACAGGTAATAGACAAGACCCTGGTAAAACTTTCGCTGGAAAAAAGATGGCAGGTCATCTTGGTGATGAAAAAGTTACTATTCAAAATTTATATGTTGCTGCAACGGATAGTGAGCGTGGAATTATTATGTTAAAGGGTGCGGTCCCTGGGGCTAAAGGATCGTATGTTATTGTTAAAGATGCTGTTAAGCGTCCTTTGCCAAAGGAAGTACCTTTGCCTGCAGCATTAAAAGATAGTTCTGTAACAAACAATGCAGCTTGA
- the rplD gene encoding 50S ribosomal protein L4: MKCPVISLDNKSVGEIELSDEIFMVPVRKDILARMVNWQLAKRRAGTHKAKQIGDISGTTKKPYNQKGTGRARQGSLRSPQFRGGAVIFGPVVRSHAHDLPKKVRRLALKTALSAKKAEGKLIVLDDAKMTTNKTKDFLQKIKKLGWDSALMIGGAELDNNLRFAASNVPNFDLLPQQGINVYDILRRNFLVLTRDAIQHLEANLK; this comes from the coding sequence ATGAAGTGTCCGGTTATTTCTCTTGATAATAAATCAGTTGGTGAAATTGAACTTTCTGATGAAATTTTTATGGTACCAGTTCGTAAAGACATTTTGGCTAGAATGGTTAATTGGCAATTAGCGAAAAGACGTGCGGGTACACATAAAGCCAAGCAAATTGGTGATATCAGTGGTACAACAAAAAAACCATATAATCAAAAGGGTACGGGTCGTGCGCGTCAAGGCAGTTTGCGCTCCCCTCAATTTCGTGGTGGGGCCGTAATTTTTGGACCTGTTGTTCGTAGTCATGCCCATGATTTACCTAAGAAAGTTCGACGTTTGGCACTTAAAACCGCACTTTCAGCAAAAAAAGCAGAAGGTAAATTAATTGTGCTTGATGATGCTAAAATGACAACTAACAAAACCAAGGATTTTTTACAAAAAATTAAGAAACTTGGATGGGATTCTGCCTTAATGATAGGTGGTGCAGAATTAGATAATAATTTACGTTTTGCTGCGTCAAATGTCCCAAATTTTGATTTATTACCTCAACAAGGTATTAATGTGTATGATATTTTACGCAGAAATTTTTTGGTTTTAACACGTGACGCAATTCAGCATTTGGAAGCTAATTTAAAATGA
- a CDS encoding 50S ribosomal protein L23 produces the protein MKKSTKEKEVKTTSTPSELSEISMYDLIRHPVVTEKVTLCSQYNQIVFRVPLDANKTQIKQAVEKIFSVKVKAVNTLRQQGKRKMFRGRPGVRPSYKKAMITLVEGHSIDIATGV, from the coding sequence ATGAAAAAATCTACGAAAGAAAAAGAAGTTAAAACAACTTCAACTCCATCTGAGCTCAGTGAAATTTCTATGTATGATTTAATTCGCCACCCTGTTGTGACAGAGAAAGTTACATTGTGCTCCCAATACAATCAAATTGTTTTTCGTGTACCTTTGGATGCCAACAAAACTCAAATTAAACAAGCTGTTGAAAAAATATTTAGTGTTAAAGTTAAAGCTGTGAACACATTACGCCAACAAGGAAAACGTAAAATGTTTCGGGGTAGACCAGGGGTCAGACCAAGTTATAAAAAAGCTATGATTACCTTGGTCGAAGGCCATTCAATTGATATAGCAACGGGAGTATAA
- the rplB gene encoding 50S ribosomal protein L2, with product MALKTYKPITPSLRQLAIVDRSDLYKGRPLKSLTVGLKKTGGRNNHGHITTRHIGGGHKRRYRLIDFKRQKNDVFATVERIEYDPNRTAFIALIRYEDGEYSYILAPQRLNVGDKVVSGEKADIKPGNAMLLKNIPVGTVVHNVELKPRSGGQLARAAGSYVQIVGRDGEHIILRISSGEIRKVSSECFASIGAVSNPDQQNINIGKAGRKRWLGVRPTVRGVAMNPIDHPHGGGEGRTSGGRHPVTPWGKGTKGNKTRHNKRTDNMIMRRRVRK from the coding sequence ATGGCGCTTAAAACATATAAACCCATTACTCCAAGTTTACGTCAATTAGCAATTGTTGACCGATCAGATTTGTATAAAGGTCGCCCATTAAAATCTTTAACTGTAGGGTTGAAAAAAACCGGTGGGCGTAACAATCACGGCCATATTACAACACGTCATATTGGGGGTGGGCATAAACGTCGTTATAGATTGATTGATTTTAAAAGACAAAAAAATGATGTTTTTGCTACTGTTGAACGTATTGAATATGATCCTAATCGTACAGCTTTCATTGCACTTATCCGTTATGAAGATGGTGAATATAGCTATATCTTGGCACCTCAAAGATTAAATGTTGGTGATAAAGTTGTATCTGGTGAAAAAGCTGATATTAAACCAGGCAATGCTATGCTCTTAAAAAATATCCCTGTGGGTACTGTGGTTCATAATGTTGAATTAAAACCAAGATCTGGTGGTCAATTAGCACGTGCAGCAGGTTCTTATGTACAAATTGTTGGTAGAGATGGGGAGCATATTATTTTAAGAATTAGCTCAGGCGAAATTCGTAAAGTTAGTTCGGAATGTTTTGCGTCAATTGGTGCTGTATCAAATCCAGATCAACAAAATATAAATATTGGCAAAGCAGGACGTAAACGCTGGCTTGGTGTAAGACCAACAGTACGTGGTGTTGCTATGAATCCGATTGATCATCCACATGGTGGTGGTGAAGGTCGTACATCTGGTGGTAGACATCCAGTTACCCCATGGGGTAAGGGAACTAAAGGTAATAAAACCAGACATAATAAAAGAACTGATAACATGATCATGCGTAGGCGTGTTCGTAAATAA
- the rpsS gene encoding 30S ribosomal protein S19, with product MVRSVWKGPFVDGYLLKKAEISRASGRNEIIKTWSRRSTILPQFVGLTFGVHNGHKFLPVLVTENMIGHKFGEFAPTRTFHGHAGDKKVKRA from the coding sequence ATGGTACGTTCAGTTTGGAAAGGTCCTTTTGTTGATGGATACTTATTAAAAAAAGCAGAAATTAGTCGTGCTTCGGGACGTAATGAAATTATTAAAACATGGTCAAGAAGATCAACTATTCTTCCTCAGTTTGTGGGATTAACTTTTGGTGTTCACAATGGCCATAAATTTTTACCAGTTTTGGTGACAGAAAATATGATTGGTCACAAATTTGGTGAATTTGCACCAACCAGGACTTTTCATGGTCATGCTGGTGATAAAAAAGTAAAAAGGGCATAA
- the rplV gene encoding 50S ribosomal protein L22 yields MSKESSSKNKKADKQVKAVAKNLRVAPRKLNLVAQAIRGLAAQAALAQLTFSRRRIAKDVKKVVQSAIANAENNHQLDVDRLYIEEASVGRGLVMKRMHARAKGRGVRVEKFLSHLTVVVSEREGRA; encoded by the coding sequence ATGAGTAAAGAATCTTCATCCAAAAATAAAAAAGCGGATAAGCAAGTTAAAGCGGTTGCCAAAAATTTACGAGTTGCACCTCGCAAATTAAATCTAGTTGCTCAAGCTATTCGTGGGTTGGCAGCACAAGCAGCTTTGGCCCAATTGACTTTTTCACGCCGTCGTATTGCTAAAGATGTTAAAAAAGTTGTCCAGTCGGCAATTGCTAATGCAGAGAACAATCACCAATTGGATGTCGATCGTCTTTATATTGAAGAAGCATCGGTTGGACGTGGTTTAGTTATGAAAAGAATGCATGCCAGGGCTAAAGGACGCGGTGTTCGGGTTGAAAAATTTTTAAGTCACTTAACCGTTGTTGTAAGTGAAAGAGAAGGAAGAGCATAA
- the rpsC gene encoding 30S ribosomal protein S3 → MGQKINPIGLRVGVNRTWDSRWFADKDYAKLLHDDFLLKDYLNKKLQQGSISKVVIERPAKKARVTIYTSKPGVIIGKKGSDIEKLRSDLAKITKTEVSLNIVEIRKPEIDAKLIAEGVAQQLERRVAFRRAMKRAVQSAMRLGAQGIRINCSGRLGGAEIARMEWYREGRVPLHTLRADIDFGEGIAKTTYGICGVKVWVYKGEIMDHDPMAQDKRLHDHVMARQ, encoded by the coding sequence ATGGGACAAAAAATTAATCCAATTGGTCTTAGAGTTGGTGTCAATCGTACTTGGGATTCCCGCTGGTTTGCAGATAAAGATTATGCAAAATTATTACATGATGATTTTCTTCTTAAAGATTATTTGAATAAAAAATTACAACAAGGATCAATTAGTAAAGTTGTTATTGAACGTCCTGCTAAAAAAGCGAGAGTTACAATTTATACATCAAAGCCTGGAGTAATTATTGGTAAAAAAGGAAGCGATATAGAAAAATTACGCTCTGATTTAGCTAAAATTACAAAAACAGAAGTAAGTTTAAATATTGTTGAAATACGCAAACCAGAAATTGATGCAAAATTAATTGCTGAAGGTGTCGCCCAACAATTGGAACGCCGTGTGGCGTTTCGTCGTGCCATGAAAAGAGCGGTGCAATCTGCGATGCGTTTGGGCGCCCAAGGTATTAGAATTAATTGCAGTGGCAGATTAGGTGGGGCAGAAATTGCCCGTATGGAATGGTATCGTGAAGGACGCGTACCACTTCATACCTTAAGAGCTGATATTGATTTTGGTGAAGGTATTGCCAAAACAACTTATGGAATTTGTGGTGTAAAGGTTTGGGTTTATAAAGGTGAAATTATGGATCATGATCCTATGGCCCAAGATAAACGTTTGCATGATCATGTTATGGCACGTCAATAA
- the rplP gene encoding 50S ribosomal protein L16, whose amino-acid sequence MLSPKRTKYRKAHKGRIHGKAKGGTALNFGAYGLKATDPGRITARQIEAARRAITRHLKRLGRIWIRIFPDVPVSTKPAEVRMGSGKGNPEFWVARVHPGRIMFEIDGVSMDIAKQAFQLASAKLPIGTKFVSRLGEGG is encoded by the coding sequence ATGCTTTCTCCAAAACGTACAAAATATCGTAAAGCGCATAAAGGGCGTATACATGGTAAAGCCAAAGGTGGTACAGCACTTAATTTTGGTGCATATGGCTTAAAAGCTACAGACCCAGGTAGAATTACGGCACGCCAAATTGAAGCGGCACGAAGAGCTATCACAAGGCATTTAAAACGATTGGGGCGTATTTGGATACGTATTTTTCCAGATGTACCTGTGTCAACAAAGCCTGCAGAAGTAAGAATGGGAAGTGGTAAGGGTAACCCAGAATTCTGGGTAGCTAGAGTGCACCCAGGAAGAATTATGTTTGAAATTGATGGGGTGTCTATGGATATTGCCAAACAAGCTTTTCAGCTTGCTTCAGCAAAATTACCTATAGGGACTAAATTTGTTTCTCGTCTTGGTGAGGGAGGGTAA
- the rpmC gene encoding 50S ribosomal protein L29, which produces MKLKDLKVKTPDQLKTELLSFKKEAFNLRFQKTSGQLENTARVKHVRRNIARIYTLLKQNPN; this is translated from the coding sequence ATGAAATTAAAAGATTTGAAAGTGAAAACACCAGATCAATTAAAAACTGAACTGTTATCTTTTAAAAAGGAAGCTTTTAATCTTCGTTTTCAAAAAACGAGTGGGCAACTCGAAAATACAGCACGTGTCAAACACGTACGCCGTAATATTGCACGTATTTATACTTTATTAAAACAAAATCCGAATTAA